ATCGTAATCCAAAAATTTACGAGAGATCTGAGTTTCAAGGAATCTTAATAATTCGTTAAACAACTACTAATTGCTTCAATTTCAATCTCTGTCAATTCGGGATAATTCCCACAATAAAAAGAATTAAAATGAAGAAACTCGGTTTCGGGCAATTCCATTCTATTCTTAACGTATTTATGATAGAAGGGCTGTCTTTGGATATTTCCAGCGATCATAGGCCTGATTTCAATTCCACCGCCGGTAAACTGAGCTATGTATTTTTCCCTTAACTCCGGAGTTTTACAAACGATTGGAATTGCGAAACTGGATAATAAAGAAATATGCGAATGTTCAACGGGAAGAAAATCCGGATTGGTTTTGATGATCTCTTCAAAATGAAGGAAGTTTTTTTCTCTCGTTTTGATATTCTCATCTAAAAACTGAAGCTGGTATGTTCCGAGAAAACCTGTAATCTCAGTAGGTCTTAGATTGTAACCCAAGTCGTAAAATGTATACTTCGCTTCGAATTCATTGCTAATATCGTATTTTCGTCTAATATCAATTTGTTGGTGAGAAGTTAAATTTCTATCCCACCCGTTTGCACGGACAATTCGTAGCATGATCGCAAGTTCGGTATCGTCAGTACAAACCATCCCTCCTTCGATTGTTGACATATGATGTGCAACAAAAAAGGAAAAACTGGATGCAACACTGAAATTTCCCGCTTTTCCGGAAGGGATTTCGGTTCCCAGAGCTTCACAATTATCTTCAATCAGAATGATGTTTTCTTTTTCACAATATTCTTTGATCAGGTTTAAGTCACCGACGAGTCCTAAAACGTTCGTCAAAAAGAATGCTTTGAGTTTTTCTTTTTTATGAACACGATCAAGGCTTTCCACCATCACATTCAAAGTTTTCACGGAACAGTCTACTGCAACCGGTTCAAAACCAAGTTGTAAAATCGGCATGACATTTGTAGACCATGTCAAAGCGGAGAATCCTACTTTATCTTTATCTTTC
The nucleotide sequence above comes from Leptospira kobayashii. Encoded proteins:
- a CDS encoding DegT/DnrJ/EryC1/StrS family aminotransferase; translation: MKNAFLNEVETKKALADFILNAPRLSMDIKCLEFEKKFSLFQKRKEAILFNSGGSANLAIMQALKNLGRLKDKDKVGFSALTWSTNVMPILQLGFEPVAVDCSVKTLNVMVESLDRVHKKEKLKAFFLTNVLGLVGDLNLIKEYCEKENIILIEDNCEALGTEIPSGKAGNFSVASSFSFFVAHHMSTIEGGMVCTDDTELAIMLRIVRANGWDRNLTSHQQIDIRRKYDISNEFEAKYTFYDLGYNLRPTEITGFLGTYQLQFLDENIKTREKNFLHFEEIIKTNPDFLPVEHSHISLLSSFAIPIVCKTPELREKYIAQFTGGGIEIRPMIAGNIQRQPFYHKYVKNRMELPETEFLHFNSFYCGNYPELTEIEIEAISSCLTNY